CAGGTTGTCATGACGGAATGGTTTTCTTTTGCTTGGGAGTTTGAGAAGTGCCATGCCATTCTCTGCAATGAGGATAGGAGTATGAGGATAATCTTTAGCATAGATATCGACAAAGAAACGTAGTCCATCAGGAAGGACCTGCCAGTCCCAGCATTTGGATGTGATAGTGTTAAAGAGCTGATCTAATAGATTTTTGGGCTTGCGCTGTAGATCCTCTAGCCTGGGTAGGCGGAAGGTATAGGCGGCAAATGGCGCGTAGTAATCAAAGGAGATGAAGTCGAAAGGTCTTTCATCTGGTTTTTGGTAAAGAAGGTCCATAAGGTCCGCCAGATAATCGTCTTTAACAAAATGATGGCCCACATAGTGGTGATACATTTTCATGAATTGGCCAAGGAAGTAGGGAATATTTTTGTGAAAAAATAATTTCATATCCATGAAACGTTTGCCGTGCTCGCGATAACGTTCATGGAGCCAGTTGTAACAATCTTGCCGTTTCACTCCTAGAGAAGGTGCTGCCAGAATATCTACCATGGCCTTATCCATCCAATAGAGCTCATTACAAAAATTATTAAATGAGATGAAAGGAGTAGCGTTCCATTCAGGGTGCTCTCTATACAGTTGGTGGAGACCTCTATAAGCGAGAATATGTGCTTTTGTTAAGTTCTTGAAGGCCTGCGCGGCAATGGGGATACTTCGTGCAGTAGCCGATGGAAAATCTCCAGAGATATAGGTCATACTGGCTAGAATGTTGGGTTCATTGATCGTCAGAAAATATTGGATAGCCGGATAACCGTTTTGACTTAGTTGGTCATTTAGCCAAGTGATTGTTTTGAAGTAAGTGTTTGTGAAAATGTTTATTGTTTTGTCATTTAGCCAAATATCGGGGCCTAACCAGTGTGGATGAGTAAAATGTAATAGGCAGATAAAAGGCTCTATGTTACGGTCATGACAGGCTTGAATAATTTTCAAATAGTGTCGAAGTGCTGGGCCATCTATCTCTGGTTCTGATCTATCCTTGGGATTGAAAGTTGGCTGTATGCGAGCCCATTCAATAGAGAAGCGGAAAGAGTTAAGTCCAATTTCTTTACAGCGATCTAAGTCTTCTTCGTAAAGATTCCAGAAATCCACTGCTTTGTCGCTAATTTCGACACGCTTCTTTCTCTCCCATGAGAGCCAATTATTTAATGGCTTACTAGGAGCATTATACCCGCCCTCGTGCTGATAACCCGAAATGGAAACGCCCCAAAAAAATGGAGGATCTTTTTCCTGTATCACTTCTAACAGGACACTAGCTAGACATAGGCGGTATGTGCAATACCTAAAGAGCAATTAATTCTCGGGCAGCTTTTCTCCAACAATTAAATGTCTATGAACGATATGTAGTGATAGAAGGTGATTGAGAAGAGCATCTTTTCTCACTAAAGAGGTCGGATCTTTATCACTTTGATAGTCTTTGAGAAATTGGTGGACCCTACTTGAATCAAGCATTCCACAGTCATTGATAGACTCTGAGCTTAAGTAGTGATCGATTAACAGTTGGACTCTATTCTTTTTCTTATAATCAGTATGAGCTGGTGGAGCCATAAAGGCGAATTTCTCCCTCTTGTAAAGCACTTCAGGTAAAACCCCTTTCATGGCCTCCCGCAAGACCCATTTTTCTATATTCCCCTTGACTCGCATAGATGGAGGTACTCTCACTGCTAATTCAGCAACATGATGATCTAGAAATGCAGGACGAGATTCCATGCTGTTGGCCATATCTACTCTATCCCCGCCCCAGTTTAGAATTTGTCCTTCCAAC
This portion of the Verrucomicrobiota bacterium genome encodes:
- a CDS encoding family 1 glycosylhydrolase yields the protein MIQEKDPPFFWGVSISGYQHEGGYNAPSKPLNNWLSWERKKRVEISDKAVDFWNLYEEDLDRCKEIGLNSFRFSIEWARIQPTFNPKDRSEPEIDGPALRHYLKIIQACHDRNIEPFICLLHFTHPHWLGPDIWLNDKTINIFTNTYFKTITWLNDQLSQNGYPAIQYFLTINEPNILASMTYISGDFPSATARSIPIAAQAFKNLTKAHILAYRGLHQLYREHPEWNATPFISFNNFCNELYWMDKAMVDILAAPSLGVKRQDCYNWLHERYREHGKRFMDMKLFFHKNIPYFLGQFMKMYHHYVGHHFVKDDYLADLMDLLYQKPDERPFDFISFDYYAPFAAYTFRLPRLEDLQRKPKNLLDQLFNTITSKCWDWQVLPDGLRFFVDIYAKDYPHTPILIAENGMALLKLPSKRKPFRHDNLTRSEFLIKHINLIHDLRSEGKPLMGYLHWSLTDNYEWGSYAPRFGLYHVDLQDPKLRRHAQDALGDNPSATYAKLIKNNP